A window of Salmo trutta chromosome 5, fSalTru1.1, whole genome shotgun sequence contains these coding sequences:
- the kndc1 gene encoding kinase non-catalytic C-lobe domain-containing protein 1 isoform X2 produces MGTSGTDVVAFSGEEEEEEEEEYYEVEHLPPLLEDEENVSLADILSLRDICLTEQEVWAVCVECVLALQSIASSPLFHTLCITPDTLAFNAHGNVCFMEQLSDDPEGSFIPPEFDKTGSTFEGHVYSLGSTLSAALDFVIEPELEAELGEEIQRLLEQMQEEGPEDRPLPQDLLSLAEEKLVDTSSTALCRKLSSIGRRVLSIESIATFQDGWDGSWEARWQQPKPNWQLHKSISSEDSSSKDQGIVSHTTAENADLNDSNGLHRHHVCGAWDSTLWADGMGDVEENGCVREEDMFGSQLDSRSQNSSPVHRRAQERAGRVRGVLNRSCSVPDSNNPPAFPPAPHGDISVNVSDLTEIGAEECMGHGSVWSKRGDREKAPYECNDSEQWDSARDSETLEGERDSTQPICGGETDSDSQSGTRDETSSSRPAQDPDVLVDSACNMTSTSNLYTPNNHMTKSMLCLNEESQDEWISLRDLLTRSGQRLSVNELWALCHTCLSTLQTYLDYPAYLCLDTMYVGCEGEVLFLKPKNTGSCDAFYLAPEFQDHGIITEKACVYGVAAILWATAKFNLSANQKLAMPRKLKMLLLEMAKRTPIERPSIVVAKKSCRDNLSRQGTNAETVWTKLINRVHPPLTKDIDAEDQNGLDSRVSSSQESTRIKSGFVPMATESRLAPVPGPVPHSYPISGAPQLPEAFTSLATHFTPIVLTREGDTEETPLPASDIEEAISEVTRGNDIQPVQEAKDRETPSHLEDLPLPQSNRDLQDNGQDSPANQRSVVTHNLSSTASSGRALVNSPPPTSPELSNQRTPVSDHPLPPLTTQLTSSSSCQSSSCSHLTGGGVFNNFLLRQDPLTGHLTLVPVQITVPESLHGLELNLPLISSSSYLQGQPTHPRVPRDHLTPGQGAEPLLECLNGRPSDPTASMPYPQNGEGGPRTGEGEGEHLSESHGPPQGDSPPPPSPLMNPSLQEVIGLLRAEFAFDGYLENGVEDLAMGEYFLSLKDLQYQTFCNVVKEKFCDLYWNEDLLGVLHCVVNYSQLSLGSNEQSPSKPWQRAATSPLRAASCRAEEREAVRRGHVDLNGNLHHSGPVASDAWERFERHQRALSAHREDTESEEGQHHGCPGLRAAECLVKGAMESAEHPVGGGDESPSKADSLWGTDEPLRVGHRGQMSPDCCEDMEDTESLGSHCLLSPSSGAEVSSHSLSPAWALAFYGGDCFSQDVVEYARNLGQHSESPCLELKTQVLSVDQWGVDVSLLPSLAASDPGSPLDLQPSEEPAVLGLVSLSGAGTGKSSLQAATPLDFMSYLYARNAPLEGYIQQFLYTYRYFCTPQELLQFLMDKFTSAAAGGGPDVSGDSAKVYHRSLDVLQIWLTDYIMVDFSPKSSLLMTLENFLTTEVSPVDSRGERLLTTLQRSPRKRWSQGCGSPISMQEDALSVHTSCRKSAIEYSGRKSFQWRISRVVEPQSTQPKDKAYSIAAALPWPYYTSLMDDISSACLRSEERQPFSQSEHSAQHTAQQLTLLQQEMFQGCHPIHFLNSKSQGVRDKAVSVTKHASHSVPPVEGSSLFVHEGTPHDGHLQQLLRYADSVSNWVSAEIVICDSIKIQAALLTKFLLIAKHCYESRDFATAMQVLGGLENVIVRQLPAWKHLSTKVCEVLEDLRAVQVFLKSDNLCLMGGEHVRRRPTLPAVHILAMHIQQLEIGAFTLTSGAYKWPKLRTIAKVVSQVHAFQETVYSFTPDPGLQAYIRLRIGHLSGCDIPLLAADNEANFYHNPTDRHTRRIQDTLKRVKATFQ; encoded by the exons GACCTCCTCTCCCTTGCAGAGGAAAAGCTAGTAGATACCTCTTCCACAGCCCTGTGCCGGAAACTCTCTTCTATAGGACGAAGAGTTCTGTCAATCGAGTCCATCGCAACATTTCAAG ATGGGTGGGATGGCTCTTGGGAGGCTCGATGGCAGCAGCCCAAACCCAACTGGCAGCTCCACAAGAGCATCAGCTCTGAGGACAGTAGCTCCAAAGACCAGGGCATTGTCTCACATACCACGGCAGAGAACGCGGACTTAAACGACTCCAACGGCCTGCATCGGCATCACGTATGTGGAGCCTGGGACTCCACCCTTTGGGCGGACGGTATGGGGGATGTGGAAGAGAATGGATGTGTCAGAGAGGAGGACATGTTTGGTTCTCAGTTGGATAGCAGATCTCAGAATAGTTCTCCTGTACACAGGAGGGCTCAGGAGAGGGCTGGGAGGGTGAGGGGGGTTCTGAATCGTTCCTGCTCCGTTCCAGATTCCAATAATCCCCCCGCATTCCCGCCCGCACCCCATGGGGATATCAGTGTCAATGTATCGGACCTCACGGAGATAGGAGCTGAGGAATGCATGGGGCACGGGTCTGTTTGGAgcaagagaggggacagagagaaggcCCCTTATGAGTGCAATGACTCCGAGCAATGGGACTCagcgagagacagtgagacattAGAAGGGGAAAGAGATTCTACCCAGCCCATATGTGGTGGTGAAACCGATTCAGACAGTCAAAGTGGAACACGAGATGAAACCTCTTCGTCCCGCCCAGCTCAAGACCCGGACGTGTTGGTCGACTCTGCTTGCAACATGACTTCAACCTCCAACCTTTACACTCCCAATAATCACATGACTAAAAGCATGCTGTGCCTCAATGAAGAATCTCAGGATGAG TGGATCTCTCTGAGGGATCTACTCACACGGAGTGGGCAGAGACTGTCTGTGAATGAGCTATGGGCCCTGTGTCATACCTGCCTCTCCACACTGCAGACCTACTTAGACTACCCAG CATACCTATGCCTGGATACAATGTATGTGGGTTGTGAGGGAGAAGTTCTCTTCTTGAAACCTAAAAACACAG GATCTTGCGATGCATTTTATCTGGCTCCTGAATTCCAGGATCATGGAATCATAACTGAAAAG GCCTGTGTTTATGGGGTGGCTGCCATCCTATGGGCCACGGCCAAGTTCaacctgtcagccaatcagaagctGGCTATGCCCAGGAAGTTGAAGATGCTGCTGCTGGAGATGGCCAAGAGGACGCCCATCGAGAGACCTTCCATTGTCGTAGCTAAAAAG AGCTGTCGGGATAATCTATCACGCCAAGGAACGAACGCTGAAACAGTGTGGACGAAGCTGATCAACAGAGTCCACCCG CCACTTACAAAGGACATTGATGCAGAGGATCAGAATGGATTGGACAGTAGAGTAAGCTCAAGTCAGGAATCAACACGTATCAAGAGTG GGTTTGTGCCCATGGCCACTGAGAGCCGATTGGCTCCTGTACCTGGCCCTGTTCCCCATAGCTATCCAATTAGCGGAGCCCCCCAGCTTCCAGAGGCCTTCACTTCCCTTGCCACACACTTCACCCCCATCGTCCTGACCAGGGAGGGGGACACTGAGGAAACTCCCCTTCCTGCTTCAGACATTGAGGA GGCTATAAGTGAAGTCACAAGAGGCAATGACATCCAGCCTGTGCAAGAGGCCAAGGACCGAGAAACCCCCTCACACCTTGAGGACCTACCCCTACCGCAGTCAAATAGAGACCTACAGGACAACGGACAGGACAGCCCTGCCAATCAAAGGAGCGTGGTCACACATAACCTTTCCTCCACTGCCTCTAGCGGCAGGGCATTGGTCAACTCTCCACCTCCCACCTCCCCCGAACTCAGCAACCAGAGGACTCCCGTTTCAGACCACCCACTCCCTCCTTTGACCACCCAATTGACTTCGTCTTCCTCTTGCCAATCGTCATCCTGCTCTCATCTGACTGGTGGTGGTGTTTTCAACAACTTCCTCTTGCGTCAGGACCCTTTAACAGGGCACTTAACCCTGGTGCCAGTGCAGATAACAGTCCCTGAGTCCCTCCATGGTCTGGAGCTCAATCTGCCCCTGATCTCAAGCTCCAGCTACCTCCAGGGTCAACCCACACATCCACGGGTCCCTAGAGACCATCTGACCCCTGGCCAGGGAGCTGAACCTCTTTTGGAATGCCTTAATGGCAGACCCTCGGACCCCACAGCGTCCATGCCCTATCCCCAAAATGGAGAAGGAGGTCCAAGGACAGGAGAAGGTGAGGGTGAACACCTATCAGAGTCCCATGGACCTCCTCAGGGagactctcctcctcccccctcccccctgatGAACCCTTCCCTACAAGAGGTTATTGGCCTGCTCAGGGCAGAGTTTGCCTTTGATGGCTATCTGGAGAATGGTGTAGAGGATCTAGCAATGG GGGAGTATTTCCTGTCTCTGAAGGACCTACAGTACCAGACATTCTGCAATGTTGTGAAAGAGAAGTTCTGTGACCTTTACTGGAATGAGGACTTATTGGGAGTGCTACATTGTGTGGTCAACTACAGCCAATTATCTCT AGGCTCTAATGAACAGTCTCCATCAAAGCCATGGCAAAGGGCAGCCACCTCACCCCTGAGGGCTGCCAGCTGTAGAGCGGAGGAGAGGGAGGCAGTGCGGCGTGGTCATGTCGACCTGAACGGCAACCTGCACCACAGTGGACCTGTAGCTTCAGATGCGTGGGAGAGATTTGAGAGACACCAGAGAGCCCTGTCTGCACACAGAGAAGATACTGAATCAGAGGAGGGTCAACATCATGGCTGCCCAG GATTGAGAGCTGCTGAGTGTTTGGTTAAGGGGGCTATGGAGAGTGCTGAGCATCCAGTGGGGGGCGGCGATGAAAGCCCCTCTAAAGCTGACTCTCTATGGGGGACGGACGAGCCACTGAGGGTGGGCCACCGAGGCCAGATGAGCCCTGACTGCTGCGAGGACATGGAGGACACAGAATCTCTGGGGTCTCATTGTCTCCTCTCCCCCAGCTCAGGAGCAGAGGTGTCCAGCCACAGCCTCAGCCCAGCCTGGGCCCTGGCCTTCTATGGAGGGGACTGTTTTAGTCAGGATGTGGTGGAATATGCTAGGAACTTGGGACAGCATAGTGAGTCCCCGTGCCTGGAGCTGAAAACACAG GTTCTGAGTGTGGATCAATGGGGTGTGGATgtgtccctccttccctccctggcAGCCTCTGATCCAGGGAGCCCTCTGGATCTCCAGCCCTCAGAGGAGCCTGCCGTGTTGGGATTGGTGTCTTTGTCTGGTGCAGGGACAGGGAAGAGCAGCCTGCAGGCCGCCACACCCCTGGATTTCATGTCCTACCTCTATGCCAG AAATGCTCCGTTGGAGGGTTACATCCAACAGTTCCTGTACACGTACCGCTATTTCTGTACCCCTCAAGAACTCCTTCAGTTCCTGATGGACAAATTCACCAGTGCAGCAGCAGG AGGTGGTCCAGATGTATCAGGGGACAGTGCTAAGGTTTACCACCGGAGTCTGGACGTGCTGCAAATCTGGCTGACTGACTACATAATGGTGGACTTCAGCCCCAAGTCCAGCCTGCTGATGACACTGGAAAACTTCCTCACCACTGAA GTGTCTCCAGtagacagtagaggagagagactttTGACCACTCTTCAGAGGTCTCCCAGGAAGAGGTGGAGCCAAGGCTGTGGGAGCCCAATCAGCATGCAGGAGGATGCACTGTCTGTCCACACCTCATGCAGAAAATCTGCTATTGAGTACTCTGGAAGGAAG AGCTTCCAGTGGAGGATATCCAGGGTGGTTGAGCCCCAGTCGACCCAGCCTAAAGACAAGGCCTACTCCATAGCAGCAGCCCTGCCCTGGCCCTACTACACTTCCCTTATGGATGATATCTCCAGTGCCTGCCTCAGAAGCGAGGAGAGACAGCCCTTTAGTCAGAGTGAACACAGCGCCCAACACACGGCACAGCAGCTCACTCTACTGCAGCAG GAAATGTTTCAAGGCTGTCACCCAATTCATTTCCTCAACTCTAAATCTCAAGGAGTCAGGGACAAAGCTGTTAGTGTCACCAA ACATGCGTCACACTCTGTTCCTCCAGTAGAGGGCAGCAGTCTATTTGTTCATGAAGGGACTCCACATGACGGCCACCTCCAACAGCTACTGAGATATGCTGACAGCGTCTCCAATTGGGTCTCTGCAGAAATCGTCATCTGTGATTCGATAAAG ATCCAAGCGGCTTTGCTCACCAAGTTTCTCCTAATTGCCAAACACTGCTATGAATCAAGAGACTTTGCCACGGCAATGCAGGTCCTTGGAGGCCTGGAGAATGTGATTGTCAGGCAATTACCG GCTTGGAAACATCTGTCTACCAAGGTGTGTGAGGTCCTTGAGGATCTGCGAGCCGTGCAg GTCTTTCTGAAGAGTGATAACCTGTGTCTGATGGGAGGAGAGCATGTGAGGAGGAGACCCACCCTCCCTGCTGTCCACATCCTGGCCATGCACATTCAGCAGCTGGAGATAGGAGCCTTCACCCTGACCAGTGGCGCCTACAAGTGGCCTAAACTCAG GACCATAGCCAAGGTGGTGAGTCAGGTGCATGCGTTCCAGGAGACGGTGTACTCCTTCACGCCTGACCCGGGGCTGCAGGCCTACATAAGACTAAGAATAGGCCACCTCAGCGGCTGTGACATCCCCCTGCTGGCTGCAGACAACGAGGCCAACTTCTACCACAACCCCACTGACCGACACACCCGCAGGATCCAGGACACACTGAAGAGGGTGAAGGCCACCTTCCAGTGA
- the kndc1 gene encoding kinase non-catalytic C-lobe domain-containing protein 1 isoform X1 encodes MGTSGTDVVAFSGEEEEEEEEEYYEVEHLPPLLEDEENVSLADILSLRDICLTEQEVWAVCVECVLALQSIASSPLFHTLCITPDTLAFNAHGNVCFMEQLSDDPEGSFIPPEFDKTGSTFEGHVYSLGSTLSAALDFVIEPELEAELGEEIQRLLEQMQEEGPEDRPLPQDLLSLAEEKLVDTSSTALCRKLSSIGRRVLSIESIATFQDGWDGSWEARWQQPKPNWQLHKSISSEDSSSKDQGIVSHTTAENADLNDSNGLHRHHVCGAWDSTLWADGMGDVEENGCVREEDMFGSQLDSRSQNSSPVHRRAQERAGRVRGVLNRSCSVPDSNNPPAFPPAPHGDISVNVSDLTEIGAEECMGHGSVWSKRGDREKAPYECNDSEQWDSARDSETLEGERDSTQPICGGETDSDSQSGTRDETSSSRPAQDPDVLVDSACNMTSTSNLYTPNNHMTKSMLCLNEESQDEWISLRDLLTRSGQRLSVNELWALCHTCLSTLQTYLDYPAYLCLDTMYVGCEGEVLFLKPKNTGSCDAFYLAPEFQDHGIITEKACVYGVAAILWATAKFNLSANQKLAMPRKLKMLLLEMAKRTPIERPSIVVAKKSCRDNLSRQGTNAETVWTKLINRVHPPLTKDIDAEDQNGLDSRVSSSQESTRIKSGFVPMATESRLAPVPGPVPHSYPISGAPQLPEAFTSLATHFTPIVLTREGDTEETPLPASDIEEAISEVTRGNDIQPVQEAKDRETPSHLEDLPLPQSNRDLQDNGQDSPANQRSVVTHNLSSTASSGRALVNSPPPTSPELSNQRTPVSDHPLPPLTTQLTSSSSCQSSSCSHLTGGGVFNNFLLRQDPLTGHLTLVPVQITVPESLHGLELNLPLISSSSYLQGQPTHPRVPRDHLTPGQGAEPLLECLNGRPSDPTASMPYPQNGEGGPRTGEGEGEHLSESHGPPQGDSPPPPSPLMNPSLQEVIGLLRAEFAFDGYLENGVEDLAMGEYFLSLKDLQYQTFCNVVKEKFCDLYWNEDLLGVLHCVVNYSQLSLGSNEQSPSKPWQRAATSPLRAASCRAEEREAVRRGHVDLNGNLHHSGPVASDAWERFERHQRALSAHREDTESEEGQHHGCPGLRAAECLVKGAMESAEHPVGGGDESPSKADSLWGTDEPLRVGHRGQMSPDCCEDMEDTESLGSHCLLSPSSGAEVSSHSLSPAWALAFYGGDCFSQDVVEYARNLGQHSESPCLELKTQELQQQLMIETRNQKKTRNFYQKLLHQERKNKRSDARLMLSKLKVQLEELRSKVEFLDSIQKYLEVLSVDQWGVDVSLLPSLAASDPGSPLDLQPSEEPAVLGLVSLSGAGTGKSSLQAATPLDFMSYLYARNAPLEGYIQQFLYTYRYFCTPQELLQFLMDKFTSAAAGGGPDVSGDSAKVYHRSLDVLQIWLTDYIMVDFSPKSSLLMTLENFLTTEVSPVDSRGERLLTTLQRSPRKRWSQGCGSPISMQEDALSVHTSCRKSAIEYSGRKSFQWRISRVVEPQSTQPKDKAYSIAAALPWPYYTSLMDDISSACLRSEERQPFSQSEHSAQHTAQQLTLLQQEMFQGCHPIHFLNSKSQGVRDKAVSVTKHASHSVPPVEGSSLFVHEGTPHDGHLQQLLRYADSVSNWVSAEIVICDSIKIQAALLTKFLLIAKHCYESRDFATAMQVLGGLENVIVRQLPAWKHLSTKVCEVLEDLRAVQVFLKSDNLCLMGGEHVRRRPTLPAVHILAMHIQQLEIGAFTLTSGAYKWPKLRTIAKVVSQVHAFQETVYSFTPDPGLQAYIRLRIGHLSGCDIPLLAADNEANFYHNPTDRHTRRIQDTLKRVKATFQ; translated from the exons GACCTCCTCTCCCTTGCAGAGGAAAAGCTAGTAGATACCTCTTCCACAGCCCTGTGCCGGAAACTCTCTTCTATAGGACGAAGAGTTCTGTCAATCGAGTCCATCGCAACATTTCAAG ATGGGTGGGATGGCTCTTGGGAGGCTCGATGGCAGCAGCCCAAACCCAACTGGCAGCTCCACAAGAGCATCAGCTCTGAGGACAGTAGCTCCAAAGACCAGGGCATTGTCTCACATACCACGGCAGAGAACGCGGACTTAAACGACTCCAACGGCCTGCATCGGCATCACGTATGTGGAGCCTGGGACTCCACCCTTTGGGCGGACGGTATGGGGGATGTGGAAGAGAATGGATGTGTCAGAGAGGAGGACATGTTTGGTTCTCAGTTGGATAGCAGATCTCAGAATAGTTCTCCTGTACACAGGAGGGCTCAGGAGAGGGCTGGGAGGGTGAGGGGGGTTCTGAATCGTTCCTGCTCCGTTCCAGATTCCAATAATCCCCCCGCATTCCCGCCCGCACCCCATGGGGATATCAGTGTCAATGTATCGGACCTCACGGAGATAGGAGCTGAGGAATGCATGGGGCACGGGTCTGTTTGGAgcaagagaggggacagagagaaggcCCCTTATGAGTGCAATGACTCCGAGCAATGGGACTCagcgagagacagtgagacattAGAAGGGGAAAGAGATTCTACCCAGCCCATATGTGGTGGTGAAACCGATTCAGACAGTCAAAGTGGAACACGAGATGAAACCTCTTCGTCCCGCCCAGCTCAAGACCCGGACGTGTTGGTCGACTCTGCTTGCAACATGACTTCAACCTCCAACCTTTACACTCCCAATAATCACATGACTAAAAGCATGCTGTGCCTCAATGAAGAATCTCAGGATGAG TGGATCTCTCTGAGGGATCTACTCACACGGAGTGGGCAGAGACTGTCTGTGAATGAGCTATGGGCCCTGTGTCATACCTGCCTCTCCACACTGCAGACCTACTTAGACTACCCAG CATACCTATGCCTGGATACAATGTATGTGGGTTGTGAGGGAGAAGTTCTCTTCTTGAAACCTAAAAACACAG GATCTTGCGATGCATTTTATCTGGCTCCTGAATTCCAGGATCATGGAATCATAACTGAAAAG GCCTGTGTTTATGGGGTGGCTGCCATCCTATGGGCCACGGCCAAGTTCaacctgtcagccaatcagaagctGGCTATGCCCAGGAAGTTGAAGATGCTGCTGCTGGAGATGGCCAAGAGGACGCCCATCGAGAGACCTTCCATTGTCGTAGCTAAAAAG AGCTGTCGGGATAATCTATCACGCCAAGGAACGAACGCTGAAACAGTGTGGACGAAGCTGATCAACAGAGTCCACCCG CCACTTACAAAGGACATTGATGCAGAGGATCAGAATGGATTGGACAGTAGAGTAAGCTCAAGTCAGGAATCAACACGTATCAAGAGTG GGTTTGTGCCCATGGCCACTGAGAGCCGATTGGCTCCTGTACCTGGCCCTGTTCCCCATAGCTATCCAATTAGCGGAGCCCCCCAGCTTCCAGAGGCCTTCACTTCCCTTGCCACACACTTCACCCCCATCGTCCTGACCAGGGAGGGGGACACTGAGGAAACTCCCCTTCCTGCTTCAGACATTGAGGA GGCTATAAGTGAAGTCACAAGAGGCAATGACATCCAGCCTGTGCAAGAGGCCAAGGACCGAGAAACCCCCTCACACCTTGAGGACCTACCCCTACCGCAGTCAAATAGAGACCTACAGGACAACGGACAGGACAGCCCTGCCAATCAAAGGAGCGTGGTCACACATAACCTTTCCTCCACTGCCTCTAGCGGCAGGGCATTGGTCAACTCTCCACCTCCCACCTCCCCCGAACTCAGCAACCAGAGGACTCCCGTTTCAGACCACCCACTCCCTCCTTTGACCACCCAATTGACTTCGTCTTCCTCTTGCCAATCGTCATCCTGCTCTCATCTGACTGGTGGTGGTGTTTTCAACAACTTCCTCTTGCGTCAGGACCCTTTAACAGGGCACTTAACCCTGGTGCCAGTGCAGATAACAGTCCCTGAGTCCCTCCATGGTCTGGAGCTCAATCTGCCCCTGATCTCAAGCTCCAGCTACCTCCAGGGTCAACCCACACATCCACGGGTCCCTAGAGACCATCTGACCCCTGGCCAGGGAGCTGAACCTCTTTTGGAATGCCTTAATGGCAGACCCTCGGACCCCACAGCGTCCATGCCCTATCCCCAAAATGGAGAAGGAGGTCCAAGGACAGGAGAAGGTGAGGGTGAACACCTATCAGAGTCCCATGGACCTCCTCAGGGagactctcctcctcccccctcccccctgatGAACCCTTCCCTACAAGAGGTTATTGGCCTGCTCAGGGCAGAGTTTGCCTTTGATGGCTATCTGGAGAATGGTGTAGAGGATCTAGCAATGG GGGAGTATTTCCTGTCTCTGAAGGACCTACAGTACCAGACATTCTGCAATGTTGTGAAAGAGAAGTTCTGTGACCTTTACTGGAATGAGGACTTATTGGGAGTGCTACATTGTGTGGTCAACTACAGCCAATTATCTCT AGGCTCTAATGAACAGTCTCCATCAAAGCCATGGCAAAGGGCAGCCACCTCACCCCTGAGGGCTGCCAGCTGTAGAGCGGAGGAGAGGGAGGCAGTGCGGCGTGGTCATGTCGACCTGAACGGCAACCTGCACCACAGTGGACCTGTAGCTTCAGATGCGTGGGAGAGATTTGAGAGACACCAGAGAGCCCTGTCTGCACACAGAGAAGATACTGAATCAGAGGAGGGTCAACATCATGGCTGCCCAG GATTGAGAGCTGCTGAGTGTTTGGTTAAGGGGGCTATGGAGAGTGCTGAGCATCCAGTGGGGGGCGGCGATGAAAGCCCCTCTAAAGCTGACTCTCTATGGGGGACGGACGAGCCACTGAGGGTGGGCCACCGAGGCCAGATGAGCCCTGACTGCTGCGAGGACATGGAGGACACAGAATCTCTGGGGTCTCATTGTCTCCTCTCCCCCAGCTCAGGAGCAGAGGTGTCCAGCCACAGCCTCAGCCCAGCCTGGGCCCTGGCCTTCTATGGAGGGGACTGTTTTAGTCAGGATGTGGTGGAATATGCTAGGAACTTGGGACAGCATAGTGAGTCCCCGTGCCTGGAGCTGAAAACACAG GAGCTTCAACAGCAGCTTATGATCGAGACGAGGAATCAGAAAAAGACCAGAAATTTCTACCAAAAGCTGCTCCATCAAGAGAGAAAAAACAAAC GTTCGGATGCTAGATTGATGCTGTCCAAACTCAAAGTCCAGCTTGAGGAGTTGAGGTCCAAAGTGGAGTTTCTAGACTCTATACAGAAATATCTGGAG GTTCTGAGTGTGGATCAATGGGGTGTGGATgtgtccctccttccctccctggcAGCCTCTGATCCAGGGAGCCCTCTGGATCTCCAGCCCTCAGAGGAGCCTGCCGTGTTGGGATTGGTGTCTTTGTCTGGTGCAGGGACAGGGAAGAGCAGCCTGCAGGCCGCCACACCCCTGGATTTCATGTCCTACCTCTATGCCAG AAATGCTCCGTTGGAGGGTTACATCCAACAGTTCCTGTACACGTACCGCTATTTCTGTACCCCTCAAGAACTCCTTCAGTTCCTGATGGACAAATTCACCAGTGCAGCAGCAGG AGGTGGTCCAGATGTATCAGGGGACAGTGCTAAGGTTTACCACCGGAGTCTGGACGTGCTGCAAATCTGGCTGACTGACTACATAATGGTGGACTTCAGCCCCAAGTCCAGCCTGCTGATGACACTGGAAAACTTCCTCACCACTGAA GTGTCTCCAGtagacagtagaggagagagactttTGACCACTCTTCAGAGGTCTCCCAGGAAGAGGTGGAGCCAAGGCTGTGGGAGCCCAATCAGCATGCAGGAGGATGCACTGTCTGTCCACACCTCATGCAGAAAATCTGCTATTGAGTACTCTGGAAGGAAG AGCTTCCAGTGGAGGATATCCAGGGTGGTTGAGCCCCAGTCGACCCAGCCTAAAGACAAGGCCTACTCCATAGCAGCAGCCCTGCCCTGGCCCTACTACACTTCCCTTATGGATGATATCTCCAGTGCCTGCCTCAGAAGCGAGGAGAGACAGCCCTTTAGTCAGAGTGAACACAGCGCCCAACACACGGCACAGCAGCTCACTCTACTGCAGCAG GAAATGTTTCAAGGCTGTCACCCAATTCATTTCCTCAACTCTAAATCTCAAGGAGTCAGGGACAAAGCTGTTAGTGTCACCAA ACATGCGTCACACTCTGTTCCTCCAGTAGAGGGCAGCAGTCTATTTGTTCATGAAGGGACTCCACATGACGGCCACCTCCAACAGCTACTGAGATATGCTGACAGCGTCTCCAATTGGGTCTCTGCAGAAATCGTCATCTGTGATTCGATAAAG ATCCAAGCGGCTTTGCTCACCAAGTTTCTCCTAATTGCCAAACACTGCTATGAATCAAGAGACTTTGCCACGGCAATGCAGGTCCTTGGAGGCCTGGAGAATGTGATTGTCAGGCAATTACCG GCTTGGAAACATCTGTCTACCAAGGTGTGTGAGGTCCTTGAGGATCTGCGAGCCGTGCAg GTCTTTCTGAAGAGTGATAACCTGTGTCTGATGGGAGGAGAGCATGTGAGGAGGAGACCCACCCTCCCTGCTGTCCACATCCTGGCCATGCACATTCAGCAGCTGGAGATAGGAGCCTTCACCCTGACCAGTGGCGCCTACAAGTGGCCTAAACTCAG GACCATAGCCAAGGTGGTGAGTCAGGTGCATGCGTTCCAGGAGACGGTGTACTCCTTCACGCCTGACCCGGGGCTGCAGGCCTACATAAGACTAAGAATAGGCCACCTCAGCGGCTGTGACATCCCCCTGCTGGCTGCAGACAACGAGGCCAACTTCTACCACAACCCCACTGACCGACACACCCGCAGGATCCAGGACACACTGAAGAGGGTGAAGGCCACCTTCCAGTGA